From one Culex quinquefasciatus strain JHB chromosome 3, VPISU_Cqui_1.0_pri_paternal, whole genome shotgun sequence genomic stretch:
- the LOC119770777 gene encoding uncharacterized protein LOC119770777, whose amino-acid sequence MLSFTCWVLLILFSFHVSLGQRHWLYYSWSFQYLRPDVPTRAPLVTSRCAANETYRRVGRPCGKSCGTYGQLCAMKRINRCQCLVGFARNRSGACIYHKHCPVNLQDAEFLEFV is encoded by the exons ATGCTATCGTTCACATGTTGGGTGCTCCTAATTTTGTTTAGTTTCCATGTGTCCCTTGGCCAACGGCACTGGCTGTACTACAGCTGGAGCTTCCAATATCTCCGGCCGGACGTCCCAACTCGGG cTCCACTGGTAACGTCCCGATGCGCCGCCAATGAGACGTACCGCCGCGTTGGACGGCCCTGTGGAAAGTCCTGCGGCACGTACGGTCAGCTGTGCGCCATGAAGCGCATCAACCGGTGCCAGTGTCTGGTCGGGTTCGCCCGGAACCGGTCCGGGGCGTGCATCTACCACAAGCACTGCCCGGTGAACCTGCAGGATGCCGAGTTTTTGGAGTTTGTGTGA
- the LOC6044720 gene encoding sarcoplasmic calcium-binding protein: MAFALLRNCARSAVPLLERNSSSLAVIAGSGPQTSAILTEKHNNENLITKAQINQCASVRKYSKKSSKPERAYASDSDSDSDDERTEPKNRRPQRKERGNTEFWRRKMRTLHGLLDVNKDGVISYDDFQLLTQKFKSLGHLNDQAKAEFRDIMKRTWTEQWGEITPYNLVTVEQYLADMHHVVNDKDLRKKVHRFLPYLYKAVDKDHSGSISLAEFKLFFRCLGLTEENAAVSFAVIDKNGDGQITLDEFIKLGRDFLLTENEDNVSKLFWGPLVEH, from the exons ATGGCTTTCGCGTTGCTGAGAAACTGTGCACGTTCGGCGGTTCCGCTGCTGGAACGCAATTCATCATCGCTTGCTGTGATTGCTGGGTCTGGTCCCCAAACCAGCGCCATTCTAACGGAGAAG CACAACAACGAAAACTTAATCACGAAAGCGCAGATCAACCAGTGTGCGAGTGTGCGAAAGTACTCCAAGAAGAGCAGCAAACCGGAGCGAGCCTACGCCAGTGATTCCGATTCGGATTCGGACGATGAGCGGACGGAGCCCAAGAACAGACGGCCGCAGCGAAAGGAACGG GGCAACACGGAATTCTGGCGCCGCAAGATGCGCACCCTGCACGGTCTGCTGGACGTGAACAAGGACGGCGTGATCTCGTACGACGATTTCCAGCTGCTGACGCAAAAGTTCAAATCGCTGGGCCACCTGAACGACCAGGCGAAGGCGGAATTCCGTGACATTATGAAGCGCACCTGGACGGAACAGTGGGGCGAGATTACGCCGTACAACCTGGTGACGGTCGAGCAGTATCTGGCCGATATGCACCACGTGGTGAATGATAAGGATCTGCGGAAGAAGGTGCATCGATTTTTGCCGTATTTGTACAAGGCCGTGGACAAGGACCACTCCGGGTCGATCTCGCTGGCGGAGTTTAAGCTGTTTTTCCGCTGTCTGGGGCTGACGGAAGAGAATGCGGCTGTGTCGTTTGCTGTGATTGATAAAAACGGGGACGGGCAGATTACGTTGGATGAGTTTATCAAGTTGGGACGTGATTTTTTGCTGACGGAGAACGAGGATAATGTGTCCAAGCTGTTCTGGGGACCACTGGTGGAGCATTGA